Genomic DNA from Candidatus Sulfurimonas marisnigri:
AGCTCATACACTAATTCAAAAAGCTGATGAGCAGATGTATATTGATAAAAAAAAGCATAAGGAAAATAAGTCTAAATAAAAGACCTATTTAACACTTAGTATCTTTTTCCCTCACACTCCATGAGGTCTCTTTCACTAAGGTCTTCAACAAGGCTTTTAAAGTTTTTAAGAGCAAGCAGTTTTACATCTGCTCCCTTTAAACTTTTAAGCTCATTTGTAAAACCACTTTTTGAGATAACTACACAGATATCAGGGGTCATCTCTGCTAAAGCACATTGCTCTTTTAGTTTAGTAAGCTCAGATTTTTTCGCTTTTGAATTAGAATATTTGCATATACCGGCAACGACTTTGCCTGATTTTGTTTTTGCTAAGATATCTATTTCTGTATTTCTATCCCAATAACTTCCTATCTCAGTAATAGGGTCATCTTTGAAACTATTTTTCATAACTTCCTGTGCTAACTTCATAAAGACTAGCTCAGAAAACTCTTGTTCACGGTTAGCAAAACTCTCTTTTGCTTCTTTATAATCGCCATCTTTAATACTTTTAAAATATGGGGATACAAATGAGAACCAAAAGCGCATGAATGGCTTAGTAAAGTTTAGTTTTTCATCTACTCGTTCTTCTTCATTTGGAGGATTTTCAAGAGAGTACTCAGCTTCTAGCATACCTCTGTCAAACATCTTTTCCATAGCGTATTCGCCATCATTTCTAGAGATACGTCCTCTTTTTAGTGCAGAGTGAGTACGACGGTCACCAGTAGCAATACCGCTAAGTAGAGAGTGACTGTGCTTATCACTCTCTGTAAGCTGAGTAATGTCCGCATGAATGTAGCGGTAGTTGTTTAAAACCTTACTTATTATAATCTCAGGAAGAGGTTTCTCCATGTCAACACTCCAACTCATACCACCAAATACAGCAAAGTATTTTATAGCCTGCTCAAGGTCTTTAGGGTTGTTTTGAAAATAAAAAGAGCGAAACTGTTCTAAAATTGTAGGGTTTTTTTTGTACTTGTTGTATTTTGACATGTGAATGACCTTGGAGTTTGTTTTTGTAATTATACAGTAATAGAATGAAAGTGGGGTTTTTCTGATTTATGACATGTAATTAAGATATTTTCTTATTTAGTATGAATTTATTTTAGGCTGGATATAATAAATGAAAATAAAACTAACAAAAATTAATAAAGGATTTAAAAATGAATTATTATCTTTTTGGGTATGGATCTATCATGAGTCCAAAAAGTGCTTCACGTGGGATGAAAAAAGTTTTGCATAAAGATGATTTTATACATGTAGTTTTAAACGGATATATAAGAACATGGACGGCGGCAGAATTACTGTTTTTTGAGCAAACTCAAAAAGAGTCAACAGGGGTGTTCTTAAACCTTAGTGAGAAAGTGGACAAGAAAACCAACGGAGTACTGATACCTATCTCTGAAAAAGAACTAGAGCATATGAAAAAGAGAGAGAAGAATTACGACTGTGTAGATGTTACAAACAAAATAGAAACATCATTAGAAAATATTTCAGTTTTTACTTTTATCACACCCTTGGAGCGTCAGGCAAAAACAGGAATGCCAAATGCATATATACCTGCAAGATACCTTGATATTTTACAAGATTCTTTTGACACATGGGGTGAAGATTTCGAAAATAGTTATAAGAGCACGACAGAAGATATGAATTTTACATTAATGCAAGGGCCTTACAGGTTTGTTGATGCTCAACAGCAAGAACATGTTTGAGTATAATAATGAATACTAGTAATATAAAAAATATAGTAATACAAAGTTTTTCACTTCACAATTCTAAGCGTTCAGGCAAAAAAAATTTTGTATATAAATCAGAGACAGAACTTGAAATTTCTCTTTTAGAAGATGATGATTTTGAGACTTTTGAGAG
This window encodes:
- a CDS encoding DUF234 domain-containing protein, whose product is MSKYNKYKKNPTILEQFRSFYFQNNPKDLEQAIKYFAVFGGMSWSVDMEKPLPEIIISKVLNNYRYIHADITQLTESDKHSHSLLSGIATGDRRTHSALKRGRISRNDGEYAMEKMFDRGMLEAEYSLENPPNEEERVDEKLNFTKPFMRFWFSFVSPYFKSIKDGDYKEAKESFANREQEFSELVFMKLAQEVMKNSFKDDPITEIGSYWDRNTEIDILAKTKSGKVVAGICKYSNSKAKKSELTKLKEQCALAEMTPDICVVISKSGFTNELKSLKGADVKLLALKNFKSLVEDLSERDLMECEGKRY